A genome region from Sceloporus undulatus isolate JIND9_A2432 ecotype Alabama chromosome 1, SceUnd_v1.1, whole genome shotgun sequence includes the following:
- the DNAL1 gene encoding dynein axonemal light chain 1 isoform X2: protein MAKATTIKEALARWEEKNGQKPSEAKEVKLYAQIPPIEKMDASLSTLVNCEKLSLSTNCIEKIANLNALKNLRILSLGRNNIKNLNGLEAIGDTLEELWISYNLIEKLKGLQVMKKLKILYMSNNLVKDWEFVRLADLPLLEDLVFVGNPLEEKYSADSQAAWIEEATKRVPRLKKLDGIPVIKQEEGEEGEN, encoded by the exons ATG gCAAAAGCAACAACTATTAAAGAAGCTCTAGCCAGATGG gaagaaaaaaatggtcaGAAGCCATCAGAGGCCAAGGAAGTGAAGCTTTATGCCCAGATTCCTCCTATAGAGAAGATGGATGCATCTCTTTCCACACTTGTTAATTGCGA gAAGCTATCCTTATCTACAAACTGCATTGAAAAAATTGCCAACTTGAACGCACTAA AAAACCTGCGGATTTTATCATTGGGGAGAAACAACATAAAGAATCTCAATGGGCTG GAAGCAATTGGTGATACTTTAGAGGAACTCTGGATTTCATACAACCTGATTGAGAAATTGAAAGGGCTGCAAGTAATGAAAAAGCTGAAAATTCTCTACATGTCCAATAATCTGGTGAAAGACTGGG AGTTTGTGAGGCTGGCCGACTTGCCATTGTTGGAGGATCTGGTGTTTGTAGGTAATCCATTGGAAGAGAAATATTCAGCTGATTCACAGGCTGCTTGGATTGAAGAAGCAACCAAGCGAGTGCCCAGACTGAAAAAACTTGATG gTATTCCAGTTATTAAGCAAGAAGAAGGCGAAGAAGGAGAAAACTAG
- the DNAL1 gene encoding dynein axonemal light chain 1 isoform X1: MAKATTIKEALARWEEKNGQKPSEAKEVKLYAQIPPIEKMDASLSTLVNCEKLSLSTNCIEKIANLNALKNLRILSLGRNNIKNLNGLEAIGDTLEELWISYNLIEKLKGLQVMKKLKILYMSNNLVKDWAEFVRLADLPLLEDLVFVGNPLEEKYSADSQAAWIEEATKRVPRLKKLDGIPVIKQEEGEEGEN, translated from the exons ATG gCAAAAGCAACAACTATTAAAGAAGCTCTAGCCAGATGG gaagaaaaaaatggtcaGAAGCCATCAGAGGCCAAGGAAGTGAAGCTTTATGCCCAGATTCCTCCTATAGAGAAGATGGATGCATCTCTTTCCACACTTGTTAATTGCGA gAAGCTATCCTTATCTACAAACTGCATTGAAAAAATTGCCAACTTGAACGCACTAA AAAACCTGCGGATTTTATCATTGGGGAGAAACAACATAAAGAATCTCAATGGGCTG GAAGCAATTGGTGATACTTTAGAGGAACTCTGGATTTCATACAACCTGATTGAGAAATTGAAAGGGCTGCAAGTAATGAAAAAGCTGAAAATTCTCTACATGTCCAATAATCTGGTGAAAGACTGGG CAGAGTTTGTGAGGCTGGCCGACTTGCCATTGTTGGAGGATCTGGTGTTTGTAGGTAATCCATTGGAAGAGAAATATTCAGCTGATTCACAGGCTGCTTGGATTGAAGAAGCAACCAAGCGAGTGCCCAGACTGAAAAAACTTGATG gTATTCCAGTTATTAAGCAAGAAGAAGGCGAAGAAGGAGAAAACTAG